The Acidicapsa acidisoli genome contains a region encoding:
- a CDS encoding TonB-dependent receptor, with the protein MRSVDDHFPAFVAAAPSSPRWNQRLEKVRHSRGWVLTLVLIFLVSATAWAQVDSGEIAGTVTDQSGAVVAGAIVTAKNLASNSQRTAQATEAGAYSLIGLEPGTYDVSVTAGQFKPYNAKVEVTVGSHVTLDAKLSINGNTEEVQVLAEGGATVNTQTQELSQVVDTQQLEQLPSLTRNPYDFVVLSGNVSNGDNTTNSFDSSQNVFSRGVGYTVNGQRETGTEILLDGVENISVFSETVGEQIPIDSVQEYNVVTNNFAAEYGRASGGIVNLSTKSGTNQLHGSAWEYNRLSAYTANTYQNDASGIPKGIYTRNQFGFQAGGPIFKNKLFLFESTEWTHVRSAAAESELIPTPQFLAYTAPNVQSYFSAFGSTPYAISSTLDQADLGVTLPGVPASTPILGQVNFLTSADAGGDLPQNTYRLLGRIDYTRGSNTQMFFRFGQESTNQFPGTVFYGPYPQYNLGGAVSNDSALYSISHSFTPAIFSSSKISFNRLENPYTYDPAQQNVPELIVGGATAGGLQIVFPGLANTMSSGSAGGLPYGGPQNTIQLEEDLSWTKGRHSMRFGGQSTYIQMNIGYGAYAQAIEFLQTGLQPGFQAMLTGSLQFYQAAVNPQGKLPCTQNPDGSLNSTPSCDVTTPVGSPSFARSDRYKDWATYAQDSFRVTPRLTLNYGVRYEHYGVQHNNNQSLDSNFYYGPGSNLFQQIASGQVQIAPQSSIGQLWAPRWGTVSPRVGFAYDVFGNGETSIRGGFGISYERNFGNITFNTIQNVPNYGVLQIFSTASNPVAVTNSNLGPLGSTGLTVPLPPTELRNVNQNINVAQTQFWSLAVQRQLARNSLVELSYSGAHGVHLYDITAGNSIGGAQAYLGAQIDCPGTGTVCLTRPNDQYAAINVRGSGGQSTYDSLNVKYQAQNLHQSGLSIIGNYTWSHSLDDLSSTFSDSSQGGSGYIGNLGYLDPNNPMLDWASSDYDVTNRIVLSPIWQTPWFKQGPGILTETAGGWTISGIFTARSGTPFSAYDFTYNENAYSGVPRVVPVTPITQHKPGTAMNVGVNQFQIMTIPGANDLAPFNPALGISDFGPFPTTMSGRNIFRGPGAWNSDVSVAKKFKFTERMDLEFRAEAFDVFNHHNLYVNESALSVQNTPGTIGPPLPVIAEKGGLNSIALGGNHDERRFGQFSLRLDF; encoded by the coding sequence ATGCGATCGGTTGATGATCACTTCCCGGCCTTTGTTGCAGCAGCCCCATCGTCTCCTCGGTGGAACCAGCGTCTAGAGAAAGTCAGGCACAGTCGTGGCTGGGTTCTAACGTTGGTGCTGATTTTCCTCGTCAGTGCGACCGCGTGGGCACAAGTGGACAGCGGAGAAATTGCGGGTACTGTCACCGATCAGTCTGGAGCTGTGGTCGCCGGGGCAATCGTTACGGCAAAGAACCTTGCGAGCAACTCCCAGCGCACTGCCCAAGCAACGGAAGCCGGGGCCTATTCGCTGATAGGCCTGGAGCCAGGCACTTATGATGTGTCCGTGACTGCCGGTCAATTCAAGCCATACAACGCCAAAGTGGAAGTTACCGTAGGCAGCCATGTCACGCTCGACGCCAAACTCTCAATCAACGGAAATACGGAAGAGGTGCAAGTGCTGGCTGAGGGTGGCGCAACAGTGAATACCCAGACCCAGGAGCTGTCACAGGTGGTCGACACTCAACAACTGGAGCAACTGCCAAGCCTGACGCGCAATCCATATGACTTTGTGGTGCTTTCAGGCAACGTAAGCAACGGAGACAACACTACGAATAGCTTCGACAGTAGTCAAAATGTGTTTAGCCGCGGCGTTGGCTATACGGTGAATGGACAGCGTGAGACAGGCACCGAGATTCTGCTCGATGGAGTCGAAAATATCAGTGTATTTTCGGAAACCGTAGGAGAGCAGATCCCTATCGATTCCGTGCAGGAATACAACGTGGTTACAAACAATTTTGCCGCAGAATACGGTCGCGCATCTGGTGGAATCGTAAATCTTAGCACTAAGTCAGGTACCAATCAGTTACATGGTTCGGCCTGGGAGTACAATCGTTTGTCAGCTTATACGGCAAACACCTACCAGAACGACGCCTCGGGAATTCCGAAGGGCATATACACGCGGAACCAGTTTGGATTTCAGGCTGGTGGGCCTATCTTCAAAAACAAGCTCTTCCTGTTTGAGAGCACCGAATGGACGCATGTTCGTAGCGCGGCAGCGGAGTCTGAATTGATTCCTACACCGCAGTTTCTAGCGTATACAGCGCCGAATGTTCAGTCCTACTTCAGCGCCTTCGGCAGCACTCCCTATGCCATTAGCAGCACTCTGGATCAAGCGGATCTCGGAGTGACCCTTCCGGGTGTACCCGCCTCCACGCCAATTCTTGGGCAAGTCAACTTTCTTACCAGTGCAGACGCGGGTGGCGATCTTCCACAGAACACTTATCGGCTGCTTGGGCGTATCGATTACACGCGAGGCTCCAACACGCAAATGTTTTTCCGCTTTGGCCAGGAGAGCACGAATCAGTTTCCGGGCACGGTCTTTTATGGTCCCTATCCCCAATACAATCTCGGTGGTGCTGTTTCCAACGACAGCGCCTTGTACTCCATCAGCCACAGCTTCACTCCGGCAATCTTCAGCAGCAGCAAAATCAGTTTCAATCGGCTGGAGAACCCCTATACTTACGACCCGGCGCAGCAGAATGTGCCGGAGTTGATTGTGGGTGGCGCGACCGCTGGTGGCCTCCAGATTGTTTTTCCAGGATTGGCAAACACGATGTCGTCCGGATCGGCTGGAGGTCTGCCTTACGGCGGACCGCAAAACACAATCCAATTGGAAGAAGACTTGTCCTGGACCAAGGGCAGACACTCCATGCGTTTCGGCGGGCAGTCGACGTACATTCAGATGAACATTGGCTACGGCGCTTATGCACAAGCGATCGAGTTTCTTCAGACCGGATTGCAACCAGGATTTCAGGCCATGTTGACTGGGAGTTTGCAGTTCTACCAGGCCGCAGTCAATCCGCAGGGTAAACTTCCGTGCACGCAGAATCCTGACGGAAGCCTGAACTCAACACCGTCGTGTGATGTGACCACGCCGGTAGGTTCGCCAAGCTTCGCCCGCAGCGACCGCTATAAGGACTGGGCCACATATGCGCAGGACAGCTTCAGGGTCACGCCGCGGCTCACCCTGAACTATGGCGTGCGCTACGAACACTACGGCGTGCAGCACAATAACAACCAGAGCCTCGACTCGAACTTTTACTATGGCCCAGGTTCGAATCTGTTTCAACAGATCGCATCGGGCCAGGTTCAGATCGCTCCGCAAAGTAGCATAGGGCAGCTATGGGCTCCCCGATGGGGAACGGTGTCGCCACGCGTGGGCTTTGCCTATGACGTCTTCGGAAACGGCGAAACAAGCATTCGTGGCGGATTTGGCATCAGTTACGAGCGAAACTTCGGAAACATCACATTCAATACGATTCAAAATGTGCCGAACTACGGCGTGCTGCAGATCTTTTCGACCGCCAGCAACCCCGTTGCGGTGACCAACAGCAATCTCGGTCCGCTTGGATCGACAGGGTTGACGGTACCTCTACCGCCCACAGAACTGAGAAATGTGAACCAGAACATCAATGTCGCGCAGACGCAGTTTTGGAGTCTCGCTGTGCAGCGTCAGTTAGCTCGGAATTCCCTCGTCGAGTTGTCCTACAGCGGAGCGCACGGCGTTCATCTTTACGACATCACAGCAGGTAATTCCATTGGGGGCGCCCAGGCGTATCTCGGTGCCCAGATCGACTGCCCAGGCACCGGGACCGTGTGTCTCACGCGGCCCAACGATCAATATGCTGCCATCAATGTTCGCGGTAGTGGAGGGCAAAGCACATATGACTCGCTGAACGTCAAATATCAGGCGCAAAACCTGCACCAGAGCGGCCTAAGCATCATTGGGAACTACACTTGGTCGCACTCACTTGACGACCTAAGCTCGACTTTTTCCGATAGCTCACAGGGAGGTTCCGGCTATATCGGCAACCTCGGCTACCTGGACCCGAACAACCCCATGCTCGACTGGGCGAGTTCCGATTATGACGTCACCAATCGGATCGTTCTGTCACCCATCTGGCAAACGCCCTGGTTCAAGCAGGGCCCTGGTATCTTGACCGAAACGGCTGGCGGCTGGACCATTTCTGGAATCTTTACCGCACGCAGTGGAACACCGTTTTCAGCCTATGACTTCACATATAACGAAAATGCATATTCAGGCGTGCCTAGAGTGGTGCCGGTCACTCCGATCACCCAGCATAAGCCGGGCACAGCAATGAATGTCGGAGTGAATCAATTTCAGATCATGACCATCCCCGGTGCGAATGACCTGGCGCCCTTTAACCCTGCACTCGGCATTTCAGACTTTGGCCCCTTCCCGACCACCATGTCAGGCCGGAATATCTTCCGCGGCCCGGGTGCGTGGAACTCAGATGTGTCGGTCGCGAAGAAATTCAAATTTACCGAAAGAATGGATCTCGAGTTTCGTGCTGAAGCCTTCGATGTCTTCAACCATCACAATCTCTATGTAAACGAATCGGCTTTGAGCGTACAGAACACGCCGGGCACGATCGGGCCACCACTCCCGGTGATCGCGGAGAAAGGCGGCCTCAACAGCATCGCGCTGGGCGGGAACCATGACGAGCGTCGCTTTGGGCAGTTTTCATTGCGGCTTGATTTCTGA
- a CDS encoding SRPBCC family protein: MSTQPQIEEEVMQRFAGNAQRRAAGQLDIAMQATIKGDARRIFTALTVPEYREAWMCPPDPNPGSFVTAQQAADQYQLDFYRSGALHATVTGQYQVCRRHRLDFTWRDHRMPDWPESHVRVHIDGHFESSRLTLLHCGIFREDHSRWLHRMWLASLDKLASLF; this comes from the coding sequence ATGAGCACACAGCCGCAAATCGAGGAAGAGGTCATGCAGCGCTTCGCAGGTAATGCGCAGCGGCGCGCCGCCGGTCAATTGGATATCGCAATGCAGGCCACCATCAAAGGAGATGCGCGGCGCATTTTTACCGCACTGACCGTGCCGGAGTATAGAGAGGCGTGGATGTGCCCGCCAGATCCCAATCCTGGCTCATTTGTAACTGCTCAACAGGCAGCGGATCAATACCAGTTAGACTTCTATCGTTCCGGCGCTTTGCATGCAACCGTAACCGGACAATATCAAGTATGCAGGCGCCACCGATTGGATTTCACATGGCGGGATCATCGCATGCCGGATTGGCCGGAGAGCCACGTACGCGTTCATATCGACGGTCACTTCGAAAGCAGCCGCTTGACCCTTCTTCACTGCGGCATCTTCCGGGAAGACCATAGTCGCTGGCTTCATCGCATGTGGCTCGCCTCGCTCGATAAGCTTGCATCGCTCTTCTAG
- a CDS encoding ABC transporter permease family protein yields the protein MPKTMANLRKDFLQQPWGLWWIQAQRLTSIEVRRNLFSWRASWIYFLAFVPTLIILIHVLIDRHSQFSMSEDTVILAGIVQFYYIRLGVFFGCLGIFSRLIRGEMIERSLHFYLLSPVRREVLLLAKFAAGSISALLLFGSAILADFVLTYTAFGTAGHDYIFNGPGLGQLQAYLAIIALACLGYGAVFLLLSMMFRNPTPAAMLVLGWEAINPVLPSLLQKLSVASYLRHLMPVNVAAEGIFALLTVETEPVSAWAAAMGLLMLIAVVLIYSCYRIRTLEIRYTTE from the coding sequence ATGCCAAAAACCATGGCCAATCTTCGCAAGGATTTCCTGCAACAACCCTGGGGCTTGTGGTGGATACAGGCGCAGCGCCTGACGAGCATTGAAGTGAGAAGAAATCTCTTCTCGTGGAGAGCAAGCTGGATTTACTTTCTCGCTTTTGTTCCGACGCTCATCATCCTGATCCACGTACTGATCGACCGGCATTCTCAATTCTCAATGAGCGAAGACACCGTAATACTGGCAGGCATCGTTCAGTTCTATTACATCCGACTGGGAGTCTTCTTCGGCTGCCTCGGCATCTTTTCGCGATTGATTCGCGGGGAGATGATCGAGCGCAGCCTGCACTTCTACCTTCTGTCTCCAGTGCGGCGTGAGGTCTTACTTTTAGCTAAATTCGCAGCCGGATCGATCAGCGCATTGCTCCTATTTGGCTCTGCCATCCTTGCCGATTTCGTTCTGACGTACACCGCCTTTGGAACAGCCGGACATGATTACATCTTCAATGGCCCGGGCCTTGGCCAGTTACAGGCCTATCTCGCTATCATCGCCCTCGCCTGCCTTGGATACGGCGCAGTCTTCCTTCTCCTGAGCATGATGTTTAGAAACCCAACTCCGGCTGCGATGCTTGTGCTGGGTTGGGAAGCGATTAACCCCGTTCTGCCTTCTCTGCTGCAGAAGCTCAGTGTCGCTTCCTACCTTCGCCACTTAATGCCGGTCAACGTCGCCGCGGAAGGTATCTTCGCACTCCTGACGGTTGAGACCGAACCCGTATCCGCCTGGGCTGCGGCGATGGGGTTGCTCATGTTGATCGCGGTTGTGCTGATCTACTCCTGCTATCGCATCCGCACACTCGAGATTCGATACACGACCGAATAA
- a CDS encoding ABC transporter ATP-binding protein, whose amino-acid sequence MNEMAGINDRIIFEDVSKFYGEVLGVNRITLSIPPGITTLVGPNGSGKTTLMNLMTGLVQPSSGHISVLGLSPGNATEFFRNVGYCTQFDTFPRGLAGWEFVNDSLLLHGMSEADAFRLTMEALERVHLGDAAGRQIAGYSKGMRQKIRLAQSIAHHPRVLVLDEPLNGLDPMARAESIALFEELGRQGMHLLISSHILDEVDRISDRVVLITGGYLIAQGNIHQVRKEVRDKPMQVLIRCNQPELLASRMFAVNHCVEARVHADGKGVFLRTGDIDQFYSMLNGIAAEGLIKIDAVAPADDDANAIYQYLIGSDGSAS is encoded by the coding sequence ATGAATGAGATGGCTGGCATCAACGATCGGATCATTTTCGAGGATGTATCCAAGTTCTACGGCGAAGTTCTCGGCGTAAACAGAATCACGCTGAGCATTCCTCCAGGGATCACGACTCTCGTCGGACCCAACGGATCGGGAAAGACAACGCTCATGAACCTCATGACAGGATTGGTTCAACCATCGAGCGGACACATATCGGTATTGGGACTTTCTCCGGGCAATGCGACGGAGTTCTTTCGCAACGTGGGCTATTGTACTCAGTTCGATACCTTCCCCCGCGGTCTTGCCGGATGGGAGTTTGTTAACGACAGCCTGCTGCTCCACGGTATGAGCGAGGCTGACGCCTTCCGCCTGACGATGGAGGCCCTCGAACGTGTTCACCTTGGCGATGCAGCGGGCCGGCAGATTGCGGGCTACAGCAAGGGCATGCGTCAGAAGATCCGGCTCGCCCAATCCATTGCGCACCATCCCAGAGTTCTCGTTCTCGACGAGCCTCTCAACGGATTGGACCCCATGGCCCGCGCCGAATCCATCGCGCTCTTCGAAGAACTTGGCCGGCAAGGGATGCATCTTTTGATCTCAAGCCATATTCTCGATGAGGTCGACCGCATCTCGGATCGAGTCGTTCTGATCACCGGCGGATACCTGATCGCGCAAGGCAACATTCATCAGGTCCGCAAGGAAGTACGCGACAAACCCATGCAGGTTCTTATCCGCTGCAACCAACCTGAACTGCTCGCATCGAGGATGTTTGCCGTCAATCATTGCGTTGAAGCCCGGGTGCATGCCGATGGTAAAGGCGTCTTTCTTCGCACCGGAGATATCGACCAGTTCTACTCCATGCTCAACGGCATCGCGGCAGAGGGACTGATCAAGATCGACGCCGTCGCGCCGGCCGACGACGACGCCAATGCCATCTATCAATACCTGATCGGCTCAGATGGGAGCGCCTCCTGA
- a CDS encoding ABC transporter ATP-binding protein, whose protein sequence is MGIIDLDGLEVRLGTRTVLNGLTGELQGHAIGLLGPNGAGKSTLINTLLGFHRPSKGTARVLGLDAHRDRAQIRGAIGYMPENDSFIGNMTGVRFVRYMAELAGLPSGAALERAHEALFYVGLGEVRYRKVNSYSLGMKQLIKLAQALAHGPKLLILDEPTNGLDPIARQRMIQLLKDIRKEGSVRLLISSHLLRDIDETCDEVLILKNGRIAALCNIEAERRSNRSFMELETVGATEQFSVSIRGLGCECACFPGGRIKLVIPDGIEVRDLYVIASEQGVQIRRMNQRRDSLEDIFLRAMDNEAGRPTHVSV, encoded by the coding sequence ATGGGCATCATTGATCTCGATGGATTAGAGGTCCGATTGGGGACTCGCACCGTGCTGAATGGACTCACGGGAGAGTTGCAGGGGCATGCCATCGGACTGCTTGGCCCCAACGGCGCTGGCAAATCTACGCTGATCAACACGCTGTTGGGTTTTCATCGGCCCTCCAAGGGAACTGCCCGGGTCCTGGGGCTCGATGCGCATCGGGACCGGGCGCAGATCCGCGGCGCGATAGGGTACATGCCTGAGAACGATTCCTTCATCGGAAACATGACCGGCGTTCGATTTGTCCGCTACATGGCCGAGCTCGCGGGCCTGCCCTCAGGCGCGGCGCTCGAGCGCGCTCACGAGGCTCTCTTCTATGTGGGCCTTGGCGAGGTGCGGTACCGCAAGGTCAACTCCTACTCACTGGGAATGAAACAGCTCATCAAGCTGGCCCAGGCGTTGGCGCACGGTCCTAAGTTGCTCATCCTTGACGAACCCACGAACGGTCTCGATCCCATCGCCCGCCAGCGCATGATTCAACTGCTCAAGGATATCCGCAAAGAAGGAAGCGTTCGACTGCTCATCTCTTCGCATCTACTGAGGGATATTGATGAAACCTGCGACGAAGTACTCATTCTCAAGAACGGGCGCATCGCCGCCCTCTGTAATATCGAAGCCGAGCGTCGCTCCAATCGCAGCTTCATGGAACTCGAAACTGTGGGAGCGACCGAACAATTCTCGGTTAGCATTCGAGGGCTTGGCTGTGAATGCGCGTGCTTTCCGGGCGGCAGGATCAAGCTTGTGATCCCGGATGGAATCGAGGTGCGAGATCTCTACGTTATTGCATCCGAACAGGGAGTTCAGATCCGTCGCATGAACCAGCGGCGCGACTCCCTCGAGGACATTTTTCTAAGAGCGATGGACAACGAAGCGGGGCGGCCAACACATGTCAGTGTATAA
- a CDS encoding LytR/AlgR family response regulator transcription factor: MIQAVIADDEVLARQKLRQLLRDEPEVDIVGESATARETIELVRLTQPDLLFLDIRMPEMDGFDIIGALNPEPGFTSPRIIFTTAYDTFALRAFEIHAVDYLLKPFTLARLHSALENARHQIQLTKQSPVRDDAAKATSDKFTKRIVFKSRGRILFLPLSEIRWVGAEENYVRICTQSETHLLRETMSRLEERLDPQMFLRVHRSSIVNLQYVKEMRTDADGECTVILVNGQKIAMSRSYRARIQEWLHR; the protein is encoded by the coding sequence ATGATACAGGCAGTGATTGCAGATGACGAGGTGCTGGCCAGGCAAAAGCTCCGACAGCTTCTGCGCGATGAACCCGAAGTGGACATTGTGGGCGAGAGTGCGACCGCCCGCGAAACGATCGAACTGGTTCGCTTGACGCAGCCGGATCTGCTCTTTCTTGATATACGCATGCCGGAAATGGACGGCTTCGACATCATCGGCGCACTTAATCCGGAACCTGGCTTTACTTCGCCGCGAATCATCTTCACGACCGCCTACGATACCTTTGCACTTCGTGCATTCGAGATTCATGCCGTGGATTATCTGCTGAAACCGTTTACCTTGGCACGTCTCCATTCAGCGCTCGAAAATGCGCGCCATCAGATCCAGCTAACAAAGCAATCTCCCGTGCGCGATGATGCAGCGAAGGCTACCAGTGATAAGTTCACCAAGCGCATTGTATTCAAGTCTCGCGGCAGAATCCTGTTTCTTCCACTCTCGGAGATCCGTTGGGTGGGAGCCGAAGAGAATTACGTCCGCATTTGTACCCAATCTGAGACGCATCTGCTGCGGGAGACGATGAGCCGGCTTGAGGAGCGGCTGGATCCGCAGATGTTTCTTCGCGTGCATCGTTCCTCGATTGTGAATCTTCAATACGTTAAGGAAATGCGAACCGATGCAGACGGAGAATGCACGGTCATTCTTGTCAATGGTCAAAAAATTGCCATGAGCCGCAGCTACCGGGCCCGCATACAGGAATGGCTGCATCGTTGA
- a CDS encoding FecR domain-containing protein has translation MKRHDETLLRTAVQALQADEPDAAQVVASARRVASRIGLNAMVDSVDDLGVAAIGNCEDVRQLLKSYRAGTLSNTRALMIEAHLRDCGSCFRHAKSESGAAAVDWSAPKAARAIVWRPRVFGWALAPVCAVLVCSFFVYKAYWQVPPGVRAEVLSIDGSAYRISDAGDRQLSPGDKLTEGEHLRTSGGAHAVLRLSDGSTVEVNERSVLKMGARGHNMTVSLDNGAVIVQAAKRDSGHLYVKTPDCRVAVTGTVFSVDSGIKGSRVAVLQGSVQMMHAGVDTLMHAGDQKATYDTVSLAPGTDQIAQQIAWSHDLDKYLPLLAQFSSLQRRLEAIPYPQLRYTSDLLERVPADTLLYISIPNLGDYLNEANKVFQDQLKQSPALQQWWDRGHAANAADPTADLDSLVDKLHQMSQYLGDEVVVVGVKQTDKPGFAIVADVRKSGLDDFLRTQPPFSGSTRGLVVFDEKALDAAPVASKAQPGGFAVIRQHEAVFSNSVATLKQINAQLNAGASGFAAGQFGQQIAAAYSRGAGVILAADLHQMIANRPNLIRAQHTNQVAIENSGMEDVQYLIAEHRESNGVPENHLNLQFSGTRQRVASWLATPAPMGSLNFVTPNAAIVAALLSKDPKTVADDILAMAMPDEAQKEKLEEAEAKLQINFRDDLAANLGGEFLVSLDGPVLPTPSWKAVIEVRDSERLESTLERLAQSVSNLSHDKGAHSIAIESSEAGGQRFYALRDLTLGRTVAQYTFADGYMIVAPNRALLIEALQTQASGQTLAHSDAFKAVLPKDQNENYSAIVYQNLGPVMTPLLSQVSGETAVAVRQLAADARPTAICAWGRDSRIEAASDSHLFGFDFLTLGTLMHSGNNHTAVSVRE, from the coding sequence ATGAAACGACACGATGAGACGCTGCTGAGAACTGCTGTACAGGCGCTTCAGGCCGATGAACCCGATGCTGCTCAAGTAGTGGCTTCCGCGAGGCGAGTGGCCAGCCGCATAGGTTTGAATGCGATGGTGGACTCCGTTGACGACTTAGGGGTCGCGGCCATTGGGAACTGCGAGGACGTGCGGCAGCTTCTTAAGTCCTACCGGGCCGGAACGCTCTCCAACACGCGCGCGCTCATGATTGAGGCTCACTTGCGTGACTGTGGTTCCTGCTTTCGACACGCTAAAAGCGAATCCGGAGCCGCGGCGGTTGACTGGTCTGCGCCTAAAGCAGCCCGCGCAATCGTCTGGCGTCCGCGGGTCTTTGGCTGGGCGCTGGCTCCCGTTTGTGCTGTCCTGGTTTGCTCGTTCTTCGTTTACAAGGCGTATTGGCAGGTTCCGCCTGGTGTTCGAGCGGAGGTGCTATCGATCGATGGCTCTGCCTATCGCATTTCCGATGCAGGTGATCGTCAACTCTCTCCCGGCGACAAGCTGACAGAAGGCGAGCATCTGCGTACCAGTGGCGGAGCTCACGCGGTTCTTCGGCTCTCGGATGGATCAACGGTCGAAGTCAACGAGCGCAGTGTTCTGAAAATGGGCGCGAGAGGGCATAATATGACCGTCTCGCTCGATAACGGAGCAGTCATCGTGCAGGCTGCCAAACGCGACTCTGGCCACTTATATGTGAAGACTCCCGATTGCCGCGTCGCGGTCACGGGCACAGTCTTCTCTGTCGACTCTGGAATCAAAGGCTCACGCGTAGCGGTGCTGCAGGGGTCTGTTCAGATGATGCATGCCGGCGTGGACACGCTCATGCATGCCGGCGATCAAAAGGCTACCTACGATACAGTGAGCCTCGCGCCAGGCACGGATCAGATTGCGCAGCAGATCGCATGGAGCCACGATCTCGATAAGTACCTCCCATTGTTGGCGCAGTTTTCTTCACTCCAGCGGCGGCTCGAAGCAATTCCCTATCCACAGCTTCGGTATACCAGCGATCTGCTGGAACGGGTTCCCGCCGACACCCTGTTGTATATCAGCATCCCAAACCTGGGCGACTACTTGAACGAGGCAAACAAGGTCTTCCAGGATCAATTGAAGCAGAGCCCAGCACTGCAGCAATGGTGGGATCGCGGACACGCCGCCAACGCTGCGGACCCAACTGCGGATTTGGACTCATTGGTCGACAAGCTTCATCAGATGAGTCAGTATCTGGGCGATGAAGTTGTCGTCGTCGGAGTCAAACAAACCGACAAACCTGGATTTGCCATCGTTGCCGATGTGCGAAAGAGCGGCCTTGATGATTTTCTGAGAACGCAGCCGCCGTTTTCAGGTTCGACTCGGGGGCTCGTTGTCTTCGACGAAAAGGCACTGGATGCGGCTCCCGTGGCATCGAAGGCACAGCCCGGTGGATTTGCCGTGATTCGACAGCATGAGGCAGTCTTCTCCAACAGCGTCGCGACGTTGAAGCAGATCAACGCGCAATTGAATGCAGGAGCCAGCGGCTTTGCGGCGGGGCAATTCGGGCAACAGATCGCGGCAGCTTATAGCCGCGGCGCCGGAGTGATTCTCGCAGCGGATCTTCATCAGATGATAGCCAACCGGCCCAATCTGATTCGCGCCCAACATACGAATCAGGTAGCAATCGAAAATAGCGGAATGGAGGACGTGCAGTATCTGATTGCCGAGCATCGCGAATCCAACGGTGTGCCTGAAAATCATCTGAATCTGCAATTCTCCGGAACACGGCAACGCGTCGCTTCATGGCTCGCAACACCCGCCCCAATGGGTTCTCTCAACTTTGTGACACCCAATGCAGCTATTGTTGCGGCACTGCTTTCGAAAGACCCCAAGACCGTCGCCGATGACATCCTCGCCATGGCCATGCCAGACGAGGCGCAGAAGGAGAAGCTGGAGGAAGCGGAGGCCAAGCTGCAGATCAATTTCCGCGATGACCTGGCGGCCAATCTCGGAGGTGAATTTCTAGTGTCGCTTGACGGCCCGGTACTGCCAACACCTTCATGGAAGGCAGTGATCGAAGTCCGCGACTCGGAACGGCTGGAGAGTACGCTAGAGCGACTGGCACAGTCGGTAAGCAATCTGAGCCATGACAAAGGAGCACACTCCATCGCTATCGAATCGAGCGAGGCCGGCGGTCAGCGCTTCTATGCCCTCCGCGATCTGACCCTGGGTCGTACTGTCGCACAATATACCTTTGCAGACGGCTATATGATCGTAGCGCCTAATCGCGCTCTATTGATCGAGGCGTTGCAAACACAGGCGAGCGGCCAAACCCTTGCTCACTCGGATGCATTCAAGGCCGTGCTTCCGAAGGACCAGAATGAGAACTATTCTGCAATTGTCTACCAGAATCTGGGGCCAGTGATGACACCGCTGCTCTCTCAAGTCAGTGGAGAAACAGCGGTTGCAGTCAGGCAACTGGCGGCTGATGCCAGACCTACCGCGATCTGCGCCTGGGGCAGAGACAGCCGGATCGAAGCAGCCAGCGATAGTCATCTTTTTGGCTTTGACTTTTTGACACTCGGAACTTTGATGCATTCCGGGAACAACCACACCGCAGTAAGCGTAAGAGAGTGA